In Chryseobacterium shigense, the following proteins share a genomic window:
- a CDS encoding adenosine kinase has protein sequence MKRYFTYILLLGFSLLGQNKMAGQSTYAQEWKLSEQKNEALAFDADTQLSDAEMALDKKLFQLRKQILTEAETQKISLFNSSFNELKPLIETSRLFKIIQTMPKGGLLHSHSGGLADVKWVISTAIKYKECYVYDQKDNDQYIYGQLAFFAKENVPAGFVSLDKKLASDAGFEKQLQDLLTLKRDKLCTYTDYWVEFEKRFKRINLLLPYRPFFKEYYLKGFQDLAKDHVQHLEIRFIFDELYDFQHGKYPLKTSITDLQDVLKEIRQTNPEFSLKLIYSSFKFLDPESVEKQLETAFELKKQFPDMISGFDLVADEAAGNSIYSFQKDWMKLNELSKKYGVEMPLFLHAGESNSVFNKNIVDISLLNNQRIGHGLNLIYFPATMEEVKKQNKLVEVSPISNQVLGYVSDLRNHPARVLLSNGVQCSINSDDPSVYGYEGLSYDFWVAFMYWELDVKALKKLVFNSVNYSSLNKDQKKQAIVYLDKQWNDFVEKGNGSLK, from the coding sequence ATGAAAAGATATTTTACTTATATATTGCTTCTTGGATTTTCTTTGTTGGGCCAGAATAAAATGGCCGGGCAATCCACCTATGCTCAGGAATGGAAACTATCCGAGCAGAAGAACGAAGCTCTTGCCTTTGATGCAGATACACAATTATCCGATGCGGAAATGGCGCTGGATAAAAAATTATTCCAGCTTAGAAAACAAATCCTTACCGAAGCGGAAACACAAAAGATATCCCTGTTCAACAGTTCTTTTAATGAATTAAAACCTCTCATTGAAACCAGCAGGTTATTTAAAATCATCCAGACGATGCCGAAAGGAGGTTTGCTGCACAGCCACAGCGGAGGTTTGGCAGATGTAAAATGGGTGATTTCTACGGCAATAAAATATAAGGAATGCTATGTTTACGACCAGAAGGATAATGACCAATATATTTACGGGCAGCTGGCCTTTTTTGCAAAGGAAAATGTTCCGGCAGGATTTGTGAGCCTGGATAAGAAACTGGCTTCAGATGCCGGATTTGAAAAACAACTGCAGGATCTTCTTACCTTAAAACGGGATAAGCTCTGTACCTATACGGATTACTGGGTTGAGTTTGAGAAGCGTTTCAAGCGCATCAATCTTCTGCTGCCTTACCGCCCTTTCTTTAAAGAATATTATCTGAAGGGTTTTCAGGATCTGGCTAAAGATCATGTACAGCATTTGGAGATCAGGTTTATATTTGATGAGCTTTACGATTTTCAGCATGGAAAATATCCTTTAAAAACTTCAATTACCGATCTGCAGGACGTTCTTAAGGAAATCCGTCAAACGAATCCGGAATTCAGTTTGAAACTGATTTATTCCAGCTTTAAATTTCTGGACCCGGAAAGTGTTGAAAAGCAACTTGAAACGGCCTTTGAGCTCAAAAAACAATTCCCGGACATGATTTCAGGTTTTGATCTTGTGGCGGATGAGGCTGCCGGAAACAGTATTTATTCCTTTCAGAAAGACTGGATGAAGCTGAATGAGCTTTCTAAAAAATACGGGGTAGAAATGCCGCTTTTCCTTCATGCGGGCGAAAGCAATTCTGTTTTCAATAAAAATATCGTGGATATTTCCTTGCTGAATAACCAGCGGATAGGGCACGGCCTGAACCTGATCTATTTTCCGGCCACCATGGAAGAGGTTAAGAAGCAGAACAAGCTGGTAGAGGTAAGCCCCATCAGTAATCAGGTCCTGGGCTATGTAAGTGATCTGAGGAACCATCCTGCAAGGGTTTTACTGAGCAACGGCGTGCAGTGTTCCATTAACAGTGATGATCCGTCTGTGTACGGCTATGAAGGCCTCAGCTATGATTTCTGGGTAGCTTTTATGTATTGGGAGCTGGATGTGAAAGCGCTTAAAAAGCTTGTCTTTAACTCTGTTAATTATTCTTCTCTGAATAAGGACCAGAAAAAGCAAGCCATTGTGTATCTGGATAAGCAGTGGAATGATTTTGTTGAAAAGGGAAATGGGAGTTTGAAATAA
- a CDS encoding ABC transporter ATP-binding protein, whose translation MPLQIINLTKKFGEQTALDNINISIDKNEIIGLLGPNGAGKSTLMKSIVGALKIDQGEIIFNGMNISENETESKKKIGFLPENNPLYLEMYVKEYLQFVANIHKISSARVDEVIELVGITPEKSKKIGQLSKGYKQRVGLAQAIIHQPDLLILDEPTNGLDPNQIIEIRNVVKEIGQQKTVLLSTHIMQEVEALCSRVILIHKGNILQDCPIEEFKGRFDSLEEAFASYTAVS comes from the coding sequence ATGCCGCTTCAGATAATCAACTTGACTAAAAAATTCGGGGAACAGACTGCACTGGATAACATCAATATTTCTATTGATAAAAATGAGATCATTGGTCTTCTGGGTCCTAACGGAGCCGGAAAATCCACACTGATGAAATCCATTGTCGGGGCGCTGAAAATTGATCAGGGCGAAATTATCTTCAACGGAATGAATATTTCCGAAAACGAGACCGAAAGCAAGAAAAAAATAGGTTTTCTTCCTGAAAACAATCCGTTATATCTGGAAATGTACGTTAAAGAATATCTTCAGTTTGTGGCAAATATCCATAAAATTTCTTCAGCCAGAGTAGATGAAGTGATCGAATTGGTGGGAATTACTCCTGAAAAATCAAAGAAGATCGGCCAGCTATCTAAAGGATACAAACAAAGGGTCGGGCTTGCACAGGCCATTATTCATCAACCTGATCTGTTAATTCTGGATGAACCTACCAACGGCCTGGACCCCAATCAGATCATTGAGATCAGGAACGTAGTGAAAGAAATTGGCCAGCAGAAAACAGTACTTTTATCTACACACATTATGCAGGAAGTGGAAGCATTGTGTTCCCGTGTGATTCTTATTCATAAAGGTAATATTCTCCAGGACTGCCCTATCGAAGAGTTTAAAGGCAGATTCGACAGCCTGGAAGAAGCTTTTGCAAGCTATACGGCTGTTTCTTAA
- a CDS encoding DNA cytosine methyltransferase has product MRDFTHIELFAGCGGMNLGLERAGYNLLFANEISPMASETFAYNFFDENLLQLANEKLSPKNTLWIASEYTSENLKDRLRENPFDGKKIYSDLTEDTDVNGKLLVGDIDRLHSFLLKNNKYAELRQMDIDLVSGGPPCQSFSLAGKREKNNAKNLLPLSFAKFAGSVQPKVVLLENVKGITAPFLENGEKYFAWLEVSKAFALEGYFPICMMINSKYFGVPQNRPRFILMAYRKDIFLKLKKKIKNQQSEDIIENTLSFYNKVIDNKKSLDNVMISDLNYYDIESDSIFFNDILLPKPLTMKQNFVTVASAIDDLSKKGVGNSIYISNVNNMFKSTKILNKALNFELRTHNIITQARFRFYQILEELPHNYKKELNSLLTEKESTLIINEVFDQIKKYKFIIPDKELQNISDRKLRSSSELINLITLLKTKKHSQRSLNRNQPAPAQLTIPDDICHYDFNSPRVLTVREMARIQSFPDWFEFRSKVTTGGKMRKYETPQYTQVGNAVPPILSMTLGKLVKNLLNKIEE; this is encoded by the coding sequence ATGAGGGATTTTACGCATATAGAATTATTTGCAGGTTGTGGAGGAATGAACTTAGGGCTCGAAAGAGCAGGATATAACTTACTCTTTGCAAATGAAATATCGCCAATGGCAAGTGAAACATTTGCTTATAATTTTTTTGATGAAAACTTATTACAATTAGCAAATGAAAAATTAAGTCCTAAAAATACGCTATGGATTGCGAGTGAATATACTTCGGAAAATTTGAAGGATAGATTGCGAGAAAATCCTTTTGATGGTAAAAAAATATATTCTGATTTAACCGAAGATACTGATGTAAATGGTAAACTTTTAGTTGGTGATATAGATAGGTTGCATAGCTTTTTACTCAAAAATAATAAATATGCAGAATTAAGACAAATGGATATTGATCTAGTATCTGGTGGCCCCCCTTGTCAAAGCTTTAGCCTTGCTGGTAAAAGAGAGAAAAATAATGCAAAAAATCTATTACCACTATCCTTTGCTAAATTTGCAGGATCTGTACAGCCAAAAGTTGTTTTATTAGAAAATGTTAAAGGAATAACAGCTCCATTTTTAGAAAATGGTGAAAAATATTTTGCATGGCTAGAGGTGTCTAAAGCATTTGCATTAGAAGGGTATTTTCCTATATGTATGATGATTAATTCGAAGTATTTTGGTGTTCCTCAAAATAGGCCAAGATTTATTTTAATGGCTTACAGAAAAGATATCTTTTTGAAATTGAAAAAAAAGATTAAAAATCAACAAAGTGAAGATATAATAGAGAATACCTTATCTTTTTACAACAAAGTAATAGACAATAAAAAATCACTCGATAATGTAATGATTTCCGATCTTAACTACTATGATATTGAAAGTGATTCCATATTTTTTAATGATATTCTTTTACCGAAGCCGTTAACAATGAAACAAAATTTTGTAACAGTTGCTAGTGCGATTGATGATCTTTCGAAAAAAGGAGTAGGTAATTCTATTTATATATCTAATGTAAATAATATGTTTAAGAGTACAAAAATCTTGAATAAAGCACTTAACTTTGAATTGAGAACGCATAATATTATTACACAAGCAAGGTTTAGATTCTATCAAATCTTAGAAGAATTGCCACACAACTATAAAAAAGAATTAAATAGTTTATTGACGGAGAAAGAAAGTACTTTGATAATAAATGAAGTATTTGACCAAATCAAAAAATATAAATTTATTATTCCTGATAAAGAATTGCAAAATATAAGTGATCGTAAATTAAGAAGTTCTAGTGAACTTATTAATTTAATTACTCTTCTAAAAACGAAGAAACATAGCCAAAGATCGCTTAATAGAAATCAACCTGCACCAGCTCAACTCACAATTCCTGATGATATTTGTCACTATGATTTTAATTCACCAAGAGTGCTAACAGTAAGAGAGATGGCGCGTATCCAGTCTTTTCCAGATTGGTTTGAATTTAGATCTAAAGTTACAACAGGTGGAAAGATGCGCAAATATGAAACTCCACAATATACACAAGTGGGAAATGCAGTTCCTCCAATCCTAAGTATGACATTGGGAAAATTAGTTAAAAATTTATTAAATAAAATTGAGGAGTAA
- a CDS encoding 5-fold beta-flower protein yields the protein MKKTLFTCFLLLNLSILNAQTIESGNRSTTGYIKTDGTIENSSRSTVGYIRSDGTIEDKSRSTIGYIKSDGTIENKSRSTVGYVKKDGTIENSSRSTIGYIKDDGTVENSSRSTIGYAKGIRKEWAAVVYFFFKLD from the coding sequence ATGAAAAAAACTCTATTCACCTGTTTTCTTTTACTGAACCTCTCCATTTTAAATGCACAGACTATAGAATCGGGAAACAGGAGTACAACAGGCTACATCAAAACGGATGGAACCATTGAGAACAGCAGCCGTTCCACAGTAGGGTACATCAGGTCCGACGGAACGATTGAGGATAAAAGCCGGTCCACCATCGGTTACATTAAAAGTGATGGCACTATAGAGAATAAAAGCCGTTCTACTGTGGGTTACGTTAAGAAGGATGGTACGATAGAAAACAGCAGCCGTTCCACCATTGGTTACATCAAAGACGATGGAACTGTAGAAAACAGCAGCCGTAGTACTATTGGCTATGCGAAAGGCATCAGAAAAGAGTGGGCGGCGGTAGTGTATTTCTTTTTTAAACTGGACTGA